A single genomic interval of Bradyrhizobium japonicum USDA 6 harbors:
- a CDS encoding putative bifunctional diguanylate cyclase/phosphodiesterase: MNDNRYSGASEAELGFLKEIVRMLPAGLTVQDAQGELLLVNDVAAAQLGMDGSRPSPDLTPRREACQRALRSGQAVISEEALHDGAARQVLLTTHRPVRVAGRELLISASSDITEQKNFEDQLFRSAYFDELTGLPSRRVIEHRAGGLLARDGKGERFALAFLDVDNFKHINDYYGHAVGDALLVELSKRLGRDLRDSDMLSRISGDEFLLLLSPIQSQEEVAEFMQATLERLTAPFFIDNSEVFASTSVGVSLYPDHGRSFETLRQNADIAMYRIKNSGKGSAAFFDASMEREALARMKIEQSLRLAILEKRFCCAFQSKVDIRTQAVTGIEALVRLRDDEGVIQAPGSFINLAGELGLIDELTHLVLAEIVKSIDLINDSFGAEATISINVAAKQAGNPEFMRSFARALDETGFPRRFMIELTEEAFVAKNHFQAEILPMFRKLGVGISIDDFGTGYSSLSALADITADEIKIDRSFITDIHKRPRSQGILRAIESLSEALGMTVIAEGLESYEELAYLQAATKIRYAQGYYFARPIFLEELKLATPASSESRASVSARPTQQNRQGYSRASGYRR, translated from the coding sequence ATGAACGACAACAGATATTCCGGCGCGAGTGAAGCCGAACTCGGATTTCTCAAGGAAATCGTTAGAATGCTGCCGGCCGGTCTGACCGTGCAGGATGCGCAGGGCGAGCTTCTCCTGGTTAACGATGTCGCGGCCGCCCAGCTCGGCATGGACGGCAGCCGTCCGTCGCCCGATCTGACGCCGCGCCGGGAAGCCTGCCAGCGGGCACTGAGGTCCGGCCAGGCGGTCATCTCCGAGGAAGCGCTCCACGACGGAGCTGCACGCCAGGTGCTGCTGACCACCCATCGCCCCGTCCGCGTCGCCGGACGCGAGCTGCTGATCTCGGCGTCCTCCGACATCACCGAACAGAAGAATTTCGAGGACCAGCTGTTCCGCTCGGCCTATTTCGACGAGCTGACCGGCCTGCCCTCGCGACGCGTGATCGAGCATCGCGCCGGCGGTCTGCTCGCGCGCGACGGCAAAGGCGAGCGGTTCGCGCTCGCCTTTCTCGACGTCGACAATTTCAAGCACATCAACGACTATTACGGCCACGCCGTCGGCGACGCGCTGCTGGTCGAGCTGTCGAAGCGGCTGGGGCGCGACCTGCGCGATTCCGACATGCTGTCGCGCATCTCCGGCGACGAATTCCTGCTGCTGCTCTCCCCGATCCAGAGCCAGGAGGAAGTCGCCGAATTCATGCAAGCGACGCTGGAGCGGCTGACCGCACCGTTCTTCATCGACAATTCCGAGGTCTTCGCCTCCACCTCCGTCGGCGTCAGCCTCTATCCCGACCACGGCCGCAGCTTCGAGACGCTGCGCCAGAACGCCGACATCGCGATGTACCGCATCAAGAACAGCGGCAAGGGCTCGGCGGCCTTCTTCGACGCCAGCATGGAGCGCGAGGCGCTGGCGCGGATGAAGATCGAGCAGTCGCTGCGGCTCGCCATCCTCGAAAAGCGCTTCTGCTGCGCGTTCCAGTCCAAGGTCGACATCCGCACCCAGGCCGTGACCGGCATCGAGGCATTGGTGCGCCTGCGCGACGACGAGGGCGTGATCCAGGCGCCGGGCTCGTTCATCAACCTTGCCGGCGAATTGGGACTGATCGACGAGCTCACCCATCTCGTGCTCGCCGAGATCGTCAAGTCGATCGACCTGATCAACGACAGCTTCGGCGCGGAAGCGACCATCAGCATCAACGTCGCCGCCAAGCAGGCCGGCAACCCCGAATTCATGCGCAGTTTCGCGCGGGCGCTGGACGAGACCGGCTTTCCGCGGCGCTTCATGATCGAGCTGACGGAAGAGGCCTTCGTCGCCAAGAATCATTTCCAGGCCGAGATCCTGCCGATGTTCCGCAAGCTCGGCGTCGGCATCTCCATCGACGATTTCGGCACCGGCTATTCCTCGCTCTCGGCGCTCGCCGACATCACCGCCGACGAGATCAAGATCGACCGCTCGTTCATCACCGACATCCATAAGCGTCCGCGCAGCCAGGGCATCCTGCGCGCGATCGAATCCCTGAGCGAAGCGCTCGGCATGACCGTGATCGCCGAAGGCCTCGAATCCTACGAGGAGCTGGCCTATCTCCAGGCCGCGACCAAGATCCGCTACGCGCAAGGCTATTATTTCGCCCGGCCGATCTTCCTGGAGGAGCTCAAGCTCGCCACCCCCGCCTCCAGCGAATCCCGCGCCAGCGTCTCCGCCCGCCCGACGCAGCAGAACCGCCAGGGCTATTCGCGGGCGAGCGGGTACCGGCGGTAG
- a CDS encoding SDR family NAD(P)-dependent oxidoreductase, with product MGRLDGKVAVITGATSGIGLRTAEVFVAEGAKIVIAGRRIAEGEALAKQLGAACIFRQTDVTVEAQMQALIALSVEKFGRIDCLFNNAGGPAQTGGIEGLDVERFDAAMATLVRSVMLGMKHAAPVMKKQGSGSIINNGSIAGRLAGFSSSVVYGAAKAAVIHLTKCVAMELGESNVRVNSISPGAIATGIFGKALGLTTDAAEATPAVMREVFKTAQPIPRAGLPDDIAQAAVFLASDESSFVNGHDLVVDGAVTGGRNWSQQQQGYVAMRKAFDQGA from the coding sequence ATGGGCAGGCTGGATGGCAAGGTTGCGGTGATTACGGGCGCGACGAGCGGGATCGGCTTGCGTACCGCGGAAGTCTTCGTTGCCGAAGGTGCCAAAATTGTGATCGCGGGGCGGCGCATAGCGGAAGGCGAGGCGCTGGCGAAGCAGCTCGGGGCCGCCTGCATCTTTCGCCAGACCGACGTTACGGTCGAAGCGCAGATGCAGGCGCTGATCGCGCTCTCGGTGGAGAAGTTCGGCCGGATCGACTGCCTGTTCAACAATGCCGGCGGCCCGGCGCAGACCGGGGGCATCGAAGGCCTCGATGTCGAGCGGTTCGACGCGGCGATGGCGACCCTGGTGCGCAGCGTCATGCTCGGCATGAAGCATGCCGCGCCCGTCATGAAGAAGCAGGGTTCTGGCAGCATCATCAACAATGGCAGCATCGCAGGCCGTCTCGCCGGCTTTTCCTCCTCGGTCGTCTACGGTGCGGCCAAGGCGGCGGTGATCCATCTCACCAAATGCGTGGCGATGGAGCTCGGCGAATCCAACGTGCGCGTCAACTCGATCTCGCCCGGCGCGATCGCGACCGGCATTTTCGGCAAGGCGCTGGGGCTCACGACCGATGCGGCGGAGGCGACGCCGGCCGTGATGCGCGAGGTCTTCAAGACCGCACAGCCGATCCCGCGCGCGGGCCTCCCCGATGACATCGCGCAGGCCGCGGTGTTTCTGGCGAGCGACGAATCCAGCTTCGTCAACGGCCACGATCTCGTCGTCGACGGCGCCGTCACCGGCGGCCGCAACTGGAGCCAGCAGCAGCAGGGCTACGTCGCCATGCGCAAGGCGTTCGATCAGGGGGCGTAG
- a CDS encoding ABC transporter ATP-binding protein, protein MTLSLETRDLTIRFGGHVAVNNVTCTFRPGELTAIVGPNGAGKTTYFNLISGQLRASHGSILFDGTDITQHSAPLRTRAGLGRAFQLTNLFPNLTVEENVRLAVQAASGTHYDMLRPWMVRRDLIARADAILDQVALGNRRGVAATALSHGDQRKLEVALMIALEPKVFMFDEPTAGMSIDEVPVVLNLIAQLKQDKSKIILLVEHKMDVVRSLADRIIVLHNGQLVADGPPAEVIASPIVQEAYLGVAPKSAA, encoded by the coding sequence ATGACGCTCTCCCTCGAAACCCGCGACCTCACCATCCGCTTCGGCGGCCATGTCGCGGTCAACAACGTCACCTGCACGTTCCGCCCCGGCGAGCTCACCGCCATCGTCGGGCCGAACGGTGCCGGCAAGACCACCTATTTCAACCTGATCTCGGGCCAGCTGCGCGCTTCACACGGCAGCATCCTGTTCGACGGCACCGACATCACCCAGCATTCCGCACCACTGCGCACCCGCGCTGGCCTCGGCCGCGCCTTCCAGCTCACCAACCTGTTTCCGAACCTCACCGTGGAAGAGAACGTCCGCCTCGCGGTGCAGGCGGCCAGCGGCACCCATTACGACATGCTGCGGCCCTGGATGGTTCGCCGCGACCTGATCGCACGCGCCGATGCCATCCTCGACCAGGTCGCACTCGGCAATCGCCGCGGCGTCGCCGCGACTGCGCTGTCGCATGGCGACCAGCGCAAGCTCGAGGTGGCGCTGATGATCGCGCTCGAACCCAAAGTGTTCATGTTCGACGAGCCGACCGCGGGCATGAGCATCGACGAGGTGCCGGTCGTGCTGAACCTGATCGCGCAGCTCAAGCAGGACAAGAGCAAGATCATCCTCCTGGTCGAGCACAAGATGGACGTGGTGCGCTCGCTCGCCGACCGCATCATCGTGCTGCACAACGGACAACTTGTCGCCGACGGGCCGCCGGCCGAGGTGATCGCCTCGCCGATCGTGCAGGAAGCCTATCTCGGCGTTGCTCCAAAGAGTGCCGCATGA
- a CDS encoding substrate-binding domain-containing protein, with product MRRSLILTAAILGLAANTSAQADDLKVALIYGKTGPLEAYAKQTETGLQMGFEYATKGTMTLDGRKIVVITKDDQGKPDLSKAALAEAYQDDKADIAIGTTSSAAALAILPVAEENKKILIVEPAVADQITGEKWNRYIFRTARNSSQDAISNAVAIGKQGVTVATLAQDYAFGRDGVAAFKEALAKTGATLAAEEYAPTNTTDFTAVGQRLFDALKDKPGRKVIWVIWAGAGNPLAKLQDMDPKRYGIELSTGGNILPALAAYKGLPGMEGATYYYYEIPKNPVNDWLVAEHQKRFNAPPDFFTAGGFAAAMSVVAAVTKAKSTDTEKLITAMEGLEFDTPKGKMVFRKEDHQALQSMYHFKVKVDPNVAWAVLEPVRELKIEDMDVPVRNKR from the coding sequence GTGCGTCGATCGCTCATTCTCACGGCAGCCATCCTCGGCCTGGCCGCGAACACCTCCGCGCAGGCCGACGACCTCAAGGTCGCGCTGATCTACGGCAAGACCGGCCCGCTCGAAGCCTATGCCAAGCAGACCGAAACCGGCCTGCAGATGGGTTTTGAATACGCCACCAAGGGCACCATGACGCTCGACGGCCGCAAGATCGTCGTCATCACCAAGGACGACCAGGGCAAGCCCGACCTGTCGAAGGCCGCGCTCGCGGAAGCCTATCAGGACGACAAGGCCGACATCGCGATCGGCACGACCTCGTCGGCCGCGGCGCTCGCCATCCTGCCCGTCGCCGAGGAGAACAAGAAGATCCTGATCGTCGAGCCCGCGGTCGCGGACCAGATTACCGGCGAGAAGTGGAATCGCTACATCTTCCGCACCGCGCGCAACTCCTCGCAGGACGCGATCTCGAACGCGGTCGCGATCGGCAAGCAGGGCGTCACCGTGGCGACGCTGGCGCAGGACTACGCCTTCGGCCGCGACGGCGTCGCCGCCTTCAAGGAGGCGCTCGCCAAGACCGGCGCGACGCTCGCCGCGGAAGAATACGCCCCGACCAACACCACCGACTTCACCGCGGTCGGCCAGCGCCTGTTCGACGCGCTGAAGGACAAGCCCGGCCGCAAGGTGATCTGGGTGATCTGGGCCGGCGCCGGCAATCCGCTGGCGAAACTCCAGGACATGGACCCGAAGCGCTACGGCATCGAGCTCTCCACCGGCGGCAACATCCTGCCGGCGCTCGCGGCGTATAAGGGCCTGCCCGGCATGGAAGGCGCCACCTATTACTACTACGAGATCCCGAAGAACCCGGTGAACGACTGGCTGGTCGCCGAGCACCAGAAGCGCTTCAACGCGCCGCCGGACTTCTTCACCGCGGGCGGTTTCGCCGCCGCGATGTCCGTCGTCGCCGCCGTCACCAAGGCGAAGTCGACCGACACCGAGAAGCTGATCACGGCGATGGAAGGCCTGGAGTTCGACACGCCGAAGGGCAAGATGGTGTTCCGCAAGGAGGACCATCAGGCGCTGCAGAGCATGTATCACTTCAAGGTTAAGGTCGATCCGAACGTCGCCTGGGCCGTGCTCGAGCCGGTGCGCGAGCTGAAGATCGAGGACATGGACGTTCCGGTCCGCAACAAGCGGTAG
- a CDS encoding sensor histidine kinase — MEKLIDEFRKGWQGVAPPSLALSLGFAVACLLVATVARWGLAHVRPDVYFTPYFPAVFFAAAFGGLRIGIITALVGGVLGVVVNFSDALADRSRFTLLTLYWGVSALTIWGVEHYRAMLAEQRRISKRLIEEEDYRKLLVDELQHRLKNKLSTAHAVLHQVLHDQPQVWARIDPRLRSLAATDDLISRIDKGGCDIRDLLIAELGPYGHVRFTLNGDRLFLPPKLAVTLSLMFHELATNAGKYGAFSAPRGLLQVSWTVSGDRLTVTWDETEGPSIDKVSEPGFGTKLLKSALSAFDGKSEVSYLKTGLHCIMQCRIPQNG; from the coding sequence ATGGAGAAGCTGATCGACGAATTCCGCAAGGGCTGGCAGGGCGTGGCGCCGCCATCGCTCGCTCTGAGCCTCGGCTTCGCGGTCGCCTGCCTGCTGGTTGCGACGGTCGCGCGCTGGGGTCTCGCGCATGTGCGGCCCGACGTCTACTTCACCCCGTACTTTCCGGCCGTGTTCTTTGCCGCCGCATTCGGCGGCTTGCGGATCGGCATCATCACCGCGCTGGTCGGCGGCGTGCTCGGCGTTGTCGTCAATTTCAGCGACGCTCTTGCCGATCGCTCCAGGTTCACCTTGCTGACCCTTTATTGGGGCGTCTCCGCACTCACCATCTGGGGCGTCGAGCATTATCGCGCGATGCTGGCGGAGCAGCGCCGGATTTCCAAACGCCTGATCGAGGAAGAAGACTATCGCAAGCTGCTGGTCGACGAGCTCCAGCACCGGCTGAAGAACAAGCTGTCGACCGCGCACGCGGTGCTGCACCAGGTGCTGCACGACCAGCCGCAGGTCTGGGCCCGGATCGATCCGCGGCTAAGGTCGCTGGCCGCAACCGACGATCTGATCTCGCGGATCGACAAGGGCGGCTGCGATATCCGCGATCTCCTGATCGCGGAGCTCGGACCTTACGGCCATGTCCGCTTCACGCTCAACGGCGACCGGCTGTTCCTGCCGCCGAAGCTCGCCGTCACGCTGTCGCTGATGTTTCACGAACTCGCCACCAACGCGGGTAAATATGGCGCGTTCTCCGCGCCGCGCGGATTATTGCAGGTGTCGTGGACCGTCAGCGGCGACCGTCTGACCGTCACCTGGGACGAAACCGAGGGCCCGAGCATCGACAAGGTCTCCGAGCCCGGCTTCGGCACCAAGCTGCTGAAGTCGGCGCTGTCGGCTTTCGACGGCAAGTCCGAGGTCTCGTATCTCAAGACCGGCCTGCATTGCATCATGCAATGCCGCATCCCGCAGAACGGTTAG
- a CDS encoding sigma-54 interaction domain-containing protein produces the protein MSPPSPDVTDPTYVRARAMVTLFERLEHLCEGAIAIDRGGRVIYVNEKYLASLGLKHTTEAIGRPIEEIIPNSLMRNVAESGEPILLDIMELGGEQLVVTRMPIEDEDRNVIGAIGFVLYDHLESLKPLLARVTQLESDLRLARRQLSNARAARFTLADFVGTTPAIAQAKEFAKRAARQSVTVLLTGETGTGKELLAQAIHNASSRAERPFVSVNVAAIPETLIESEFFGTAPGAYTGADRRGREGKFRIADGGTLFLDEIGEMPLQLQAKLLRVLQEREIEPLGSDKISRVDVRVIAATNVDLRKRVSDGAFRADLYYRLNVLSIDLPPLRKCLDDLPDICARLIEDISASGDFLNARITPSGLSALARYDWPGNVRELRNILERALILSDSGRLTGDDFVHILPVSAEAGPGPAPQMTGSVVPYAEAEAEFEKQTLEHALAASNGQISEAARMLRISRATFYKKLAKFGLASGSPPV, from the coding sequence ATGTCACCACCCTCTCCCGACGTCACCGATCCCACCTATGTCCGCGCGCGGGCCATGGTGACGCTGTTCGAGCGGCTGGAGCATCTGTGCGAGGGCGCGATCGCGATCGACCGCGGCGGGCGGGTGATCTACGTCAACGAGAAATATCTGGCCTCGCTGGGCCTCAAGCACACCACCGAAGCGATCGGCCGGCCGATCGAAGAGATCATCCCGAACAGCCTGATGCGGAACGTCGCCGAGAGCGGCGAGCCGATCCTGCTCGACATCATGGAGCTCGGCGGCGAGCAGCTCGTGGTGACGCGCATGCCGATCGAGGACGAGGACCGCAACGTCATCGGCGCAATCGGCTTCGTGCTCTACGATCATCTCGAGAGCCTGAAGCCGCTGCTCGCCCGCGTCACCCAGCTCGAGAGCGATCTGCGGCTGGCGCGGCGGCAATTGTCCAACGCCCGCGCGGCGCGCTTCACCCTTGCCGATTTCGTCGGCACGACACCGGCGATCGCGCAGGCCAAGGAGTTCGCCAAGCGCGCGGCACGGCAGAGCGTGACCGTGCTGCTCACCGGCGAGACCGGCACCGGCAAGGAGCTGCTGGCGCAGGCGATCCACAATGCGTCCTCGCGCGCGGAAAGACCGTTCGTCAGCGTCAACGTCGCGGCGATCCCGGAAACGCTGATCGAGTCCGAGTTCTTCGGCACTGCGCCTGGCGCCTATACCGGCGCCGACCGCAGGGGGCGCGAGGGCAAGTTCCGGATCGCCGATGGCGGCACGCTGTTCCTCGACGAGATCGGCGAGATGCCGCTGCAACTGCAGGCCAAGCTGTTGCGCGTGCTGCAGGAGCGCGAGATCGAGCCGCTCGGCTCGGACAAGATCAGCAGGGTCGACGTGCGCGTCATTGCCGCGACCAATGTGGATTTGCGCAAGCGCGTCAGCGACGGCGCCTTCCGCGCCGATCTCTACTACCGCCTCAACGTGCTCTCGATCGACCTGCCGCCTCTGAGAAAATGCCTCGACGACTTGCCGGACATCTGCGCGCGGCTGATCGAGGACATCAGCGCCTCCGGCGACTTCCTCAATGCCAGGATCACGCCGAGCGGATTGTCGGCGCTCGCGCGCTACGACTGGCCCGGCAACGTCCGCGAGCTCCGCAACATTCTGGAACGTGCGCTGATCCTGAGCGATTCCGGGCGCCTGACCGGCGACGATTTCGTTCACATCCTGCCGGTCAGCGCGGAGGCCGGCCCCGGACCGGCACCGCAGATGACCGGCTCAGTCGTCCCCTATGCCGAAGCCGAGGCGGAGTTCGAGAAGCAGACGCTCGAGCATGCGCTCGCCGCCAGCAACGGCCAGATCTCGGAAGCCGCGCGGATGCTGCGCATCTCGCGCGCGACATTCTACAAGAAGCTCGCCAAGTTCGGGCTGGCGTCTGGATCGCCGCCTGTCTGA